In a single window of the Bacillus mycoides genome:
- a CDS encoding class II aldolase/adducin family protein: MLFFLKKWNELKDVKAELALRDWFYGTKISLSMCTSKEPLTFLVNVEGRDKGVFSEEDFIVVNCMCEPVFENEEKPAIESFMHADIYKKSSAECILQVQTVDSHLMSELYGKEGEVTFEKRSVERVFGKDGITEMTIPIVEDEKKFANLLENNVPNFIEGGGVVLVHNYGMIVWGKTPEEAKKWLEGIEYLMNYHVKLLMIKGAKSSVI, translated from the coding sequence ATGTTATTTTTTCTGAAAAAATGGAACGAATTAAAAGATGTGAAAGCAGAATTGGCACTTCGCGATTGGTTTTATGGTACGAAAATTAGTTTATCGATGTGTACGTCAAAAGAGCCATTAACATTTTTAGTGAATGTAGAGGGAAGAGATAAAGGGGTATTTTCTGAAGAAGATTTTATTGTCGTAAATTGCATGTGTGAGCCAGTATTTGAAAACGAAGAAAAACCAGCTATAGAGTCATTTATGCATGCGGATATTTATAAAAAAAGTAGTGCAGAATGCATTTTACAAGTCCAGACTGTAGATAGTCATTTAATGTCAGAGCTATATGGGAAAGAAGGAGAAGTAACATTCGAAAAACGTAGTGTGGAACGTGTTTTTGGAAAAGACGGTATTACAGAAATGACAATTCCAATTGTAGAAGATGAAAAGAAATTCGCTAATTTATTAGAAAATAATGTTCCGAATTTTATTGAAGGTGGAGGAGTAGTCCTTGTTCATAATTACGGAATGATCGTGTGGGGGAAAACTCCAGAAGAAGCGAAAAAATGGTTGGAAGGTATAGAGTATTTAATGAACTATCACGTAAAGCTTTTAATGATAAAAGGGGCAAAAAGTTCTGTTATATAA